In the Microbispora sp. ZYX-F-249 genome, one interval contains:
- a CDS encoding phosphatase PAP2 family protein produces MATVRERPARGGRGSSSAPAHGVAAEAGRRILLPLVLMALVTLGIGLLITKVMEHSTLVAQDEAISREIAQERTPFWNDVTHYASMLSDTPVIIVVTAIMAVLFRLVYRRWRESVFLVAAVCAQSAIFLLATVFAQRARPHVPHLDPAPPTSSYPSGHTSAAVAFYCGTALVLTLHTHRHTILKALWWLLGAGAALAVGLARLYRGMHHLTDVSWGYVLGIFCVVVLAQALLLRPLAASRRAASGRAVRGAARA; encoded by the coding sequence TTGGCCACCGTTCGTGAACGTCCGGCCCGCGGCGGACGGGGGTCGTCCTCCGCGCCCGCGCACGGAGTCGCCGCGGAAGCGGGCCGGAGGATCCTGCTCCCGCTCGTGCTCATGGCCCTGGTGACCCTCGGGATCGGCCTGCTGATCACCAAGGTCATGGAGCACTCGACGCTCGTCGCGCAGGACGAGGCGATCAGCCGCGAGATCGCCCAGGAGCGCACTCCGTTCTGGAACGACGTGACCCACTACGCCTCGATGCTGTCCGACACCCCCGTGATCATCGTGGTGACGGCGATCATGGCGGTGCTCTTCCGGCTCGTCTACCGGCGCTGGCGGGAGTCGGTCTTCCTGGTGGCCGCCGTCTGCGCCCAGTCGGCGATCTTCCTGCTCGCGACCGTGTTCGCGCAGCGGGCCCGCCCGCACGTGCCGCACCTCGACCCCGCGCCGCCGACGTCGAGCTATCCGTCGGGGCACACCAGCGCCGCCGTGGCCTTCTACTGCGGCACCGCGCTCGTCCTGACGCTGCACACGCACCGCCACACGATCCTCAAGGCGCTGTGGTGGCTGCTCGGCGCGGGCGCGGCATTGGCGGTCGGTCTTGCGCGGCTCTACCGGGGCATGCACCATCTGACGGACGTGAGCTGGGGCTACGTGCTCGGGATCTTCTGCGTGGTCGTGCTCGCCCAGGCCCTGCTGCTGCGGCCGCTCGCGGCGTCGCGGCGCGCCGCGAGCGGGCGTGCCGTACGCGGCGCCGCGCGGGCCTGA
- a CDS encoding phosphatase PAP2 family protein yields the protein MNWWRRRFDPRHGLGLRLTVAVAAVALIGVPFTVLLVFVKTSFGPLTEIDEGAARDLHVYAIGNPGFARLMQLVSDVFAPLTWRIAVGAAVAWLVWRRAYHLALWAATTLTVGGLLGLALKVVVARARPSLPDPVAIAPGASFPSGHTVNATLGAGILLLLVLPLVRERGRALAWALAVLIPLAVGFSRIALGVHWFSDVVAGLVFGVAVVAATAAAFETWRRRDAGRRPAQPLREGVGPEAQSEITPQGGRIGHRS from the coding sequence ATGAACTGGTGGCGCAGGCGTTTCGACCCCCGGCACGGACTCGGTCTGCGGCTGACGGTGGCGGTGGCGGCGGTGGCGCTGATCGGGGTGCCGTTCACGGTGCTGCTGGTCTTCGTCAAGACCTCCTTCGGACCGCTCACCGAGATCGACGAGGGCGCCGCGCGGGACCTGCACGTCTACGCGATCGGCAACCCGGGCTTCGCCCGGCTGATGCAACTCGTCAGCGACGTCTTCGCACCGCTGACGTGGCGGATCGCGGTCGGCGCCGCGGTCGCCTGGCTGGTCTGGCGCCGCGCCTACCACCTGGCCCTGTGGGCGGCCACCACGCTCACGGTCGGCGGACTGCTCGGCCTCGCCCTGAAGGTCGTCGTCGCGCGGGCCCGGCCCAGCCTGCCCGACCCCGTCGCCATCGCTCCCGGCGCGTCCTTCCCCTCGGGGCACACGGTCAACGCCACGCTCGGAGCCGGGATCCTGCTGCTGCTCGTCCTGCCCCTCGTACGCGAGCGGGGGCGCGCACTCGCCTGGGCGCTCGCCGTGCTGATCCCGCTGGCGGTCGGTTTCAGCCGGATCGCGCTCGGCGTGCACTGGTTCAGCGACGTGGTGGCGGGCCTGGTGTTCGGCGTGGCCGTGGTGGCCGCCACGGCCGCCGCGTTCGAGACCTGGCGCCGGCGGGACGCGGGCCGCCGCCCGGCTCAGCCGTTACGTGAGGGCGTCGGGCCGGAGGCCCAGAGCGAAATCACCCCCCAAGGAGGACGAATTGGCCACCGTTCGTGA
- a CDS encoding YihY/virulence factor BrkB family protein, protein MGTATPVPETRSMSGDELSADDAYAAMRRYGGWHLIRDAYVRFRYGDGTSNARALAFQTCLAIIPGAIAVVGLSSVLHQERFGRLLELTLRRLTPGAGSRVIQETLDQSHHASGVGGKLALWLGLLTALVSLTTAMGQFERGANRIYGIERDRPFAAKYGRALLMAVTAGLLMSVGFVILVGGGAVGEAAAHAYGWSDTTERLWGWLRWPIGFLLAVLSISVLFRASPRRRQPGHTWLAVGATVAVLLWTLFTWLLALYTAGSGTFGATYGPLTAIVALLLWAFLSSMALFLGLAFSAQLEACRAGRGEPAEPDPGPAPAPSAPREHQPVGSGR, encoded by the coding sequence ATGGGAACCGCGACCCCGGTGCCGGAGACCAGGAGCATGAGCGGCGACGAGCTGTCGGCCGACGACGCCTACGCCGCCATGCGACGGTACGGCGGCTGGCACCTCATCCGTGACGCGTACGTCCGGTTCAGGTATGGCGACGGCACGAGCAACGCCCGCGCCCTCGCCTTCCAGACCTGCCTCGCGATCATCCCGGGAGCGATCGCCGTCGTCGGCCTGAGCTCGGTGCTGCACCAGGAGCGCTTCGGCCGGCTCCTCGAGCTCACCTTGCGGCGGCTGACCCCCGGCGCGGGCTCGCGCGTGATCCAGGAGACCCTCGACCAGAGCCACCACGCCTCGGGCGTGGGAGGGAAGCTGGCCCTGTGGCTCGGCCTGCTGACCGCGCTGGTGTCGCTGACCACCGCCATGGGCCAGTTCGAACGCGGGGCCAACCGCATCTACGGCATCGAGCGCGACCGCCCGTTCGCGGCCAAGTACGGCAGGGCGCTGCTGATGGCCGTCACCGCGGGCCTCCTCATGAGCGTCGGGTTCGTCATCCTGGTCGGCGGCGGCGCGGTCGGCGAGGCCGCGGCGCACGCCTACGGCTGGAGCGACACGACGGAGCGGCTGTGGGGCTGGCTGCGATGGCCGATCGGCTTCCTGCTCGCCGTCCTGTCGATCTCGGTGCTGTTCCGCGCCTCGCCCCGGCGCAGGCAGCCGGGCCACACCTGGCTCGCGGTCGGGGCGACGGTCGCCGTGCTGCTGTGGACGCTGTTCACCTGGCTGCTCGCGCTCTACACGGCCGGCAGCGGCACGTTCGGCGCGACGTACGGACCGCTCACGGCGATCGTGGCGTTGCTGCTGTGGGCGTTCCTCAGCTCGATGGCGCTCTTCCTCGGCCTGGCCTTCTCGGCGCAGCTGGAGGCCTGCCGGGCGGGGCGCGGCGAACCGGCGGAACCCGACCCCGGCCCCGCCCCGGCCCCGAGCGCGCCGCGGGAGCACCAGCCCGTCGGGAGCGGCCGATGA
- a CDS encoding VOC family protein, which yields MDALYPRVLTSRFAEAFRFYDGLLTVVAGARLVKGAEDGPYANWDRETEAVLALLDRSMLERVTGISLDGSGGATMLVLTVADVERAAAVAAACGGRVVVPPGDRPEWGPTCRTAHLRDPDGNLVELQSY from the coding sequence ATGGACGCTCTCTACCCCCGCGTGCTCACCTCCAGGTTCGCCGAGGCCTTCCGCTTCTACGACGGTCTGCTCACCGTCGTCGCCGGGGCCCGGCTCGTCAAGGGCGCCGAGGACGGGCCGTACGCCAACTGGGACCGGGAAACCGAGGCGGTGCTGGCGCTGCTCGACCGGTCGATGCTGGAACGCGTGACCGGCATCAGCCTCGACGGCTCCGGCGGCGCGACGATGCTGGTCCTGACCGTGGCCGACGTCGAGCGCGCCGCGGCCGTGGCGGCGGCGTGCGGCGGCCGGGTCGTGGTGCCGCCGGGCGACCGGCCCGAATGGGGGCCGACCTGCCGCACCGCCCACCTGCGCGACCCCGACGGCAACCTCGTCGAGCTCCAGTCCTACTGA
- a CDS encoding MarR family winged helix-turn-helix transcriptional regulator, producing the protein MSEVPQLPPSLLGITAFLLSKVGIAGRRRMGDRLRAHGIGLWDMAVLAALRDFGPASQRELGARLGIDPSDLVAVMDTLVPLGLVDRERDPVDRRRYRVALSPAGRATLEAALREAGEVRDDLLAALDEDERATLHALVRKAYAGLEPRARA; encoded by the coding sequence GTGAGTGAGGTGCCGCAACTTCCCCCCTCCCTGCTCGGCATCACCGCGTTCCTGCTGTCGAAGGTGGGCATCGCTGGTCGACGCCGTATGGGCGACCGTCTCCGCGCGCACGGCATCGGCCTGTGGGACATGGCCGTGCTCGCCGCGCTCCGCGACTTCGGCCCGGCGTCCCAGCGCGAGCTCGGCGCCCGGCTGGGCATCGACCCCAGCGACCTCGTGGCGGTGATGGACACGCTCGTGCCGCTGGGCCTGGTGGATCGCGAGCGCGACCCCGTGGACCGGCGGCGCTACCGGGTCGCGCTCAGCCCCGCGGGCCGGGCCACGCTGGAGGCGGCCCTGCGCGAGGCCGGGGAGGTGCGCGACGACCTGCTGGCCGCGCTCGACGAGGACGAGCGGGCGACCCTGCACGCGCTGGTCAGGAAGGCGTACGCCGGGCTGGAGCCGCGAGCGCGGGCCTGA
- the pgeF gene encoding peptidoglycan editing factor PgeF, giving the protein MAFTDRHGGVSAGPYGTRNLGGAVGDDPAAVAENRAKTAAEFGLDQVVFMRQVHGTDVAYAARPFGDDPPALDGVFTDRPGLGLAVLVADCAPVLVADPVAGLVGGAHSGRPGTEAGVVPALVEAMAARGAEPERMVAVIGPSACGRCYEVPEDLRERVAARVPETWSRTRRGTPALDIRAGIAAQLARAGVADVRHDDRCTIETDDLYSYRREQRTGRFAGYVWLTAG; this is encoded by the coding sequence ATGGCCTTCACCGACCGGCACGGCGGCGTGAGCGCCGGACCGTACGGCACGCGCAACCTCGGCGGGGCGGTGGGGGACGACCCCGCGGCGGTCGCCGAGAACCGGGCGAAGACGGCCGCGGAGTTCGGGCTCGACCAGGTGGTGTTCATGCGCCAGGTCCACGGGACCGACGTCGCCTACGCCGCACGGCCGTTCGGGGACGACCCGCCCGCGCTGGACGGGGTGTTCACCGACCGTCCCGGGCTCGGCCTGGCGGTCCTGGTGGCCGACTGCGCGCCCGTGCTGGTGGCCGACCCGGTGGCCGGTCTGGTCGGCGGCGCGCACTCGGGACGGCCGGGCACCGAGGCGGGCGTGGTCCCCGCCCTGGTCGAGGCGATGGCGGCCCGGGGGGCCGAGCCGGAGCGGATGGTCGCGGTGATCGGGCCGTCGGCGTGCGGGCGGTGCTACGAGGTGCCGGAGGACCTGCGCGAGCGCGTCGCCGCCCGCGTGCCCGAGACCTGGTCGCGCACCCGGCGGGGCACGCCCGCGCTCGACATCAGGGCGGGGATCGCGGCCCAGCTCGCCCGGGCCGGCGTGGCCGACGTCCGGCACGACGACCGCTGCACGATCGAGACGGACGACCTCTACTCCTACCGGCGGGAACAGCGCACCGGGCGCTTCGCCGGCTACGTCTGGCTCACCGCCGGCTGA
- a CDS encoding zinc-dependent alcohol dehydrogenase family protein gives MRAVVYEEFGGRAEVREVADPVAPPDGVVIRVEATGMCRSDWHGWMGHDADITVLPHVPGHELAGVVHAAGPGVSGWRPGDRVMVPFICACGSCRECAAGDQQVCERQTQPGFTHWGSFAELVAIDHADVNLVRLPDGMAFATAASLGCRFATAFRAVVEQGRVRAGRWLAVHGCGGVGLSAVMIGAAVGARVVAVDLSPAALDLAERFGAAECVLLGEGGSPEEAAARVRAATGGAGADVSLDALGAAATCATSIGGLRRRGRHVQVGLLPGETSLPMGRVIAHELEIVGSHGMAAHAYPPMLELIAAGVLRPDLLVTRTIGLDDAPDALTRPGASAGVTMIIPGG, from the coding sequence ATGCGCGCGGTGGTGTACGAGGAGTTCGGCGGGCGGGCCGAGGTGCGCGAGGTGGCGGACCCGGTGGCGCCGCCGGACGGCGTGGTGATCAGGGTCGAGGCGACCGGGATGTGCCGCAGCGACTGGCACGGGTGGATGGGCCACGACGCGGACATCACCGTCCTGCCGCACGTGCCCGGGCACGAGCTGGCGGGCGTGGTGCACGCGGCCGGGCCGGGCGTGTCCGGCTGGCGGCCCGGCGACCGGGTCATGGTGCCGTTCATCTGCGCCTGCGGGAGCTGCCGCGAATGCGCCGCCGGCGACCAGCAGGTGTGCGAGCGCCAGACGCAGCCCGGCTTCACCCACTGGGGGTCGTTCGCCGAGCTCGTCGCGATCGACCACGCCGACGTGAACCTCGTGCGGCTGCCCGACGGCATGGCGTTCGCCACGGCGGCGAGCCTGGGCTGCCGCTTCGCCACCGCGTTCCGGGCCGTCGTCGAGCAGGGGCGGGTCCGGGCGGGCCGGTGGCTCGCCGTGCACGGCTGCGGCGGGGTCGGGCTGTCGGCCGTGATGATCGGCGCCGCCGTGGGCGCGCGGGTGGTCGCGGTGGACCTGTCCCCCGCCGCGCTGGATCTGGCCGAGCGCTTCGGCGCGGCCGAGTGCGTCCTGCTCGGCGAGGGCGGCTCCCCCGAGGAGGCGGCCGCACGGGTCAGGGCGGCCACCGGCGGCGCCGGCGCCGACGTCTCCCTCGACGCGCTGGGCGCCGCCGCGACCTGCGCCACGTCGATCGGCGGCCTGCGCAGGCGGGGCCGCCACGTGCAGGTGGGCCTGCTCCCCGGGGAGACCTCCCTGCCGATGGGCCGGGTGATCGCGCACGAGCTGGAGATCGTGGGCAGCCACGGCATGGCCGCCCACGCCTATCCCCCGATGCTGGAGCTGATCGCGGCGGGCGTGCTCCGCCCCGACCTGTTGGTCACCCGCACCATCGGTCTCGACGACGCGCCGGACGCGCTGACCCGGCCGGGCGCGTCCGCCGGCGTCACCATGATCATCCCTGGCGGGTGA
- the glgA gene encoding glycogen synthase: MRVDLLSREYPPEVYGGAGVHVEYLARELRRLADVRVRCFGAPRDEPGVRAYAVPGGLSGANAALQVLGVDVEMAAGCEGADVVHSHTWYANFAGHVAKMLYGVPHVATTHSLEPLRPWKAEQLGGGYTLSSWAERTALESADAIIAVSEGMRRDVLTAYPEIPAERVRVIHNGIDTEEYAPSRGTEALVRHGIDPAVPYVVFVGRITRQKGLVHLLHAARSFDPAAQLVLCAGAPDTPEIAEEVTALVRELSASRKGVVWISEMLPRPEVIQILTHATVFVCPSVYEPMGIVNLEAMACETAVVATATGGIPEVVADGETGLLVPIDQGGDGEPHDPEAFAAALAERVNTVLGDPRLAAAMGEAGRARAIQHFSWRRIAERTHELYASLTRQG; encoded by the coding sequence ATGCGTGTCGATCTGCTGAGCCGTGAGTATCCGCCCGAGGTGTACGGCGGCGCCGGAGTCCATGTCGAGTACCTCGCCCGGGAGCTCCGCCGGCTGGCCGACGTGCGCGTTCGCTGCTTCGGCGCCCCGCGCGACGAGCCCGGGGTGCGGGCCTACGCGGTCCCCGGGGGGCTGTCGGGCGCGAACGCCGCCCTGCAGGTGCTCGGCGTCGACGTCGAGATGGCCGCCGGCTGCGAGGGCGCCGACGTCGTGCACAGCCACACCTGGTACGCGAACTTCGCCGGCCACGTCGCCAAGATGCTCTACGGCGTGCCGCACGTCGCCACCACCCACAGCCTGGAGCCGCTGCGGCCGTGGAAGGCCGAGCAGCTCGGCGGCGGCTACACGCTGTCGTCGTGGGCGGAGCGGACCGCGCTGGAGTCGGCCGACGCGATCATCGCGGTGTCCGAGGGCATGCGCCGCGACGTGCTCACGGCCTACCCCGAGATCCCCGCCGAGCGCGTACGGGTGATCCACAACGGCATCGACACCGAGGAGTACGCGCCCTCCCGGGGCACCGAGGCGCTGGTGCGGCACGGCATCGACCCGGCCGTGCCGTACGTCGTCTTCGTGGGGCGGATCACCCGGCAGAAGGGCCTGGTGCACCTGCTCCACGCGGCCCGCTCGTTCGACCCGGCGGCGCAGCTCGTGCTGTGCGCCGGCGCGCCCGACACGCCGGAGATCGCCGAGGAGGTCACCGCGCTCGTGCGCGAGCTGTCGGCCTCCCGCAAGGGCGTGGTGTGGATCTCCGAGATGCTGCCCAGGCCCGAGGTGATCCAGATCCTCACGCACGCCACCGTGTTCGTCTGTCCCTCGGTCTACGAGCCCATGGGCATCGTGAACCTGGAGGCGATGGCGTGCGAGACCGCCGTCGTGGCGACCGCGACCGGAGGCATCCCCGAGGTCGTCGCCGACGGCGAGACGGGCCTGCTCGTCCCGATCGACCAGGGCGGGGACGGCGAGCCGCACGACCCCGAGGCGTTCGCCGCCGCGCTGGCCGAGCGGGTGAACACGGTGCTCGGCGATCCGCGCCTGGCCGCCGCGATGGGCGAGGCCGGGCGGGCGCGGGCGATCCAGCACTTCTCCTGGCGGCGGATCGCCGAGCGCACCCACGAGCTCTACGCGTCGCTCACCCGCCAGGGATGA
- the glgC gene encoding glucose-1-phosphate adenylyltransferase, which yields MSLESPIRTVCRCPWCLLAISRVKVLPMKVLAIVLAGGEGKRLMPLTADRAKPAVPFGGIYRLIDFVLSNLANAHYWQIVVLTQYKNHSLDRHISRTWRLSSMLGNYVTPVPAQQRLGPRWFAGSADALFQNLNLIYDELPDHVIVFGADHIYRMDPRQMVDQHIDSGADVTVAAIRQPLELADQFGVIEADPSGRRIVAFREKPKDAVGLPDAPDQIFASMGNYVFKTQALIEALREDALDPSSKHDLGGNIIPMFVKSGGAEVYDFADNVVPGSTERDRGYWRDVGTLDAYYEANMDLISVQPVFNLYNDRWPIYTGNDPLPPAKFVHNEGDRVGHALESLVSPGVIVSGGTALRSILSPGVVLHSHSHVEDSVLMGSVKVGRGAIVRKAIIDKNVVIPDGARIGFDLEYDRQRFAVTRSGVVVIGKNEIIDR from the coding sequence GTGAGCTTAGAGTCCCCGATCCGCACTGTTTGCCGGTGTCCCTGGTGTTTGTTAGCCATTTCGCGGGTTAAGGTCCTGCCTATGAAGGTCCTGGCGATCGTGCTCGCTGGTGGTGAGGGCAAGCGGCTGATGCCGCTGACCGCGGACCGGGCCAAGCCCGCCGTGCCCTTCGGGGGTATCTACCGGCTCATCGACTTCGTGTTGTCGAATCTGGCCAACGCGCACTACTGGCAGATCGTGGTGCTGACGCAGTACAAGAACCACAGCCTGGACCGGCACATCTCCCGGACGTGGCGGCTGTCGTCGATGCTCGGCAACTACGTGACCCCGGTGCCCGCGCAGCAGCGGCTCGGGCCGCGCTGGTTCGCCGGATCGGCCGACGCGCTGTTCCAGAACCTGAACCTGATCTACGACGAGCTGCCCGACCATGTGATCGTCTTCGGCGCGGACCACATCTACCGGATGGATCCCCGCCAGATGGTCGACCAGCACATCGACTCGGGCGCGGACGTGACCGTCGCCGCGATCCGCCAGCCGCTCGAACTGGCCGACCAGTTCGGGGTGATCGAGGCGGACCCCTCCGGCCGCCGGATCGTCGCGTTCCGCGAGAAGCCGAAGGACGCGGTGGGGCTGCCCGACGCCCCCGACCAGATCTTCGCCTCGATGGGCAACTACGTCTTCAAGACCCAGGCGCTGATCGAGGCCCTGCGCGAGGACGCCCTCGACCCCAGCAGCAAGCACGACCTCGGCGGCAACATCATCCCGATGTTCGTCAAGAGCGGCGGCGCCGAGGTGTACGACTTCGCGGACAACGTGGTGCCCGGCTCCACCGAGCGCGACCGGGGCTACTGGCGCGACGTGGGGACGCTCGACGCCTACTACGAGGCCAACATGGACCTCATCTCGGTGCAGCCGGTCTTCAACCTCTACAACGACCGGTGGCCGATCTACACGGGCAACGACCCGCTGCCGCCGGCGAAGTTCGTGCACAACGAGGGCGACCGGGTGGGGCACGCGCTGGAGTCGCTCGTGTCGCCCGGGGTCATCGTGTCGGGCGGCACGGCGTTGCGCTCGATCCTGTCCCCCGGTGTGGTGCTGCACTCCCACTCGCACGTCGAGGACTCGGTGCTGATGGGCTCGGTCAAGGTCGGCAGGGGCGCGATCGTCCGCAAGGCCATCATCGACAAGAACGTGGTGATCCCCGACGGCGCCCGGATCGGCTTCGACCTGGAGTACGACCGCCAGCGGTTCGCGGTGACCCGCAGCGGTGTCGTCGTCATCGGGAAGAACGAGATCATCGACCGCTGA
- a CDS encoding phosphotransferase: MDLDISAVCDAFGLGLAVTRGLRVAGYYHNEVWRLDTITGAYAVKRLPPSAAPAVEIEVSAWRAGIPVPEPVPSPATGAYVVPIGDGAVRVHRWLDGKAPALGDLSPELSAAMGELVAAVHTAGRGIAPQEPPRADPSGRAATDAASGPAGLAAATARPAGVGTLTMSHGDLHPKNALLRFDGSLAIIDWDTAGPYVAEQEAAGMALDWAARLDGSVDVDRFDAAVYGYRKAGGDIPAEPWVFGGWVRGYLAFLDGAGRNEPTGTLARLRWVEANLDALTRRL, encoded by the coding sequence ATGGATCTCGACATCAGCGCGGTCTGTGATGCGTTCGGCCTCGGCCTGGCGGTGACGCGAGGGCTGCGGGTGGCCGGCTACTACCACAACGAGGTGTGGCGGCTCGACACGATCACCGGCGCGTACGCCGTGAAGCGGCTGCCGCCGTCGGCCGCGCCCGCCGTGGAGATCGAGGTCTCCGCCTGGCGGGCGGGCATCCCGGTGCCCGAGCCGGTCCCGTCGCCCGCGACAGGAGCGTACGTCGTCCCCATCGGGGACGGCGCGGTGCGGGTGCACCGCTGGCTCGACGGGAAGGCGCCCGCCCTCGGCGATCTCAGCCCCGAGCTGTCGGCCGCGATGGGCGAGCTGGTGGCCGCCGTCCACACGGCCGGTCGCGGCATCGCTCCGCAGGAACCACCGCGGGCGGACCCCTCCGGACGAGCGGCCACGGATGCCGCGTCCGGACCGGCCGGCCTCGCGGCCGCGACCGCGCGACCGGCCGGGGTGGGCACCCTGACCATGTCCCACGGCGACCTGCACCCGAAGAACGCCCTGCTCCGGTTCGACGGCAGCCTGGCGATCATCGACTGGGACACCGCCGGTCCGTACGTCGCCGAGCAGGAGGCCGCGGGCATGGCCCTCGACTGGGCGGCCCGCCTCGACGGGAGCGTCGACGTCGACCGGTTCGACGCCGCCGTGTACGGCTACCGCAAAGCCGGCGGCGACATCCCGGCGGAGCCCTGGGTCTTCGGCGGCTGGGTGCGCGGCTATCTGGCCTTCCTCGACGGAGCCGGGCGGAACGAGCCCACCGGCACGCTCGCCCGGCTCCGCTGGGTCGAGGCCAACCTCGACGCGCTGACCCGGCGCCTCTAG